In Tenacibaculum pacificus, a single window of DNA contains:
- a CDS encoding helix-turn-helix domain-containing protein, producing MEKQVQLIQITAEQLQNKIIKGVAEQLQELEKSFQPKEPTEYLSRNDVATMLQVNLSTLFNWNKQKILQPYQIGGRVYYKRSEIEKAVVKVEIAK from the coding sequence ATGGAGAAACAAGTACAACTTATTCAGATTACAGCAGAACAACTACAAAACAAGATTATTAAAGGCGTTGCAGAACAATTGCAGGAGTTAGAAAAATCATTCCAACCAAAAGAGCCAACAGAATATTTAAGTAGGAATGATGTAGCTACAATGCTACAAGTAAATCTTTCAACATTATTTAATTGGAATAAGCAAAAAATACTACAACCTTATCAAATTGGAGGACGTGTATATTATAAGCGTTCGGAAATAGAGAAAGCAGTTGTAAAAGTTGAAATAGCTAAGTAA
- the ftsZ gene encoding cell division protein FtsZ, whose product MSTEFNNISFDMPKTQSNAIKVIGVGGGGSNAVDHVFSKQIHGVDFVICNTDAQALESSPIPNKIQLGAHLTSGLGAGANPDVGAQAAAESIQEIQQMLSTHTKMVFITAGMGGGTGTGAAPIIAKIAKDMDILTVGIVTMPFQFEGRMRTKQAQNGIDELRRNVDSLIVINNNKLREVYGNLGFKAGFSKADEVLATAAKGIAEVITHHYKQNIDLHDAKTVLSNSGTAIMGSAKEAGENRAKNAIVKALDSPLLNDNKITGAKNVLLLIVSGVNEVTLDEIGEINDYIQDEAGYDANIIMGVGEDETLEDGIAVTIVATGFTADQQGTITNAEVPKIVHTLEDEQKATYNFGERKVQNTPGINDPISVNKPNRVVNVLKEDDEEPRHNLNRTTDTINNINVVYDDITSDTVGEDDFIITNISDSKNDYKEVAQEPFEQDLLFNLPVNNTVNENPGKAINKPTPNEGEQQVEKRYVLDAFDAEPTITKSSTPVIKDDVEEALRFQVKTKAKQEVSKNDTTSEEISPLSITISELQKRTQERRDKMKGFNYKFNDQVGKNIDEIERQPAYKRLGVDINTDSSISKSDTTLNTDNNDLSRSNNSFLHDNVD is encoded by the coding sequence ATGAGCACAGAATTCAATAACATTTCATTCGATATGCCAAAAACACAGTCGAATGCTATTAAGGTGATTGGTGTTGGTGGGGGAGGAAGTAATGCTGTAGACCACGTGTTTAGTAAGCAAATTCATGGAGTAGATTTCGTGATTTGTAATACAGATGCACAGGCACTTGAAAGTAGTCCTATTCCTAATAAAATTCAATTAGGCGCACACTTAACTTCAGGGTTAGGAGCAGGTGCGAATCCTGATGTTGGTGCACAAGCAGCAGCAGAAAGTATTCAAGAAATTCAACAAATGTTAAGTACGCATACCAAAATGGTTTTTATTACCGCAGGTATGGGAGGTGGTACTGGTACTGGTGCAGCACCTATTATCGCTAAAATAGCAAAAGATATGGATATTCTAACGGTAGGTATCGTTACAATGCCATTTCAGTTTGAAGGAAGAATGCGTACTAAACAAGCTCAAAACGGAATAGATGAATTGCGTAGGAACGTAGATTCTCTTATTGTTATAAATAATAATAAGCTACGTGAAGTTTACGGGAATTTAGGTTTTAAAGCAGGTTTTTCTAAGGCAGATGAGGTTTTAGCAACAGCCGCTAAAGGTATTGCAGAGGTTATAACACATCACTATAAGCAAAACATCGATTTACATGATGCTAAAACAGTCCTTTCTAATAGTGGAACTGCAATTATGGGTTCAGCTAAAGAAGCAGGTGAAAATCGTGCTAAAAATGCCATTGTAAAAGCATTAGATTCTCCGTTGTTAAATGATAATAAAATTACAGGAGCGAAAAATGTATTATTATTAATTGTTTCAGGAGTTAATGAAGTAACTTTAGATGAGATTGGAGAGATAAATGACTATATTCAAGATGAAGCAGGTTATGATGCAAATATTATCATGGGAGTTGGTGAAGACGAAACTTTAGAAGATGGTATTGCTGTAACTATTGTTGCTACAGGTTTTACTGCCGATCAACAAGGAACAATTACCAACGCAGAAGTGCCTAAAATTGTTCATACTTTAGAAGATGAACAGAAAGCAACCTATAATTTTGGAGAAAGAAAAGTACAAAATACACCAGGGATTAATGACCCTATTTCGGTTAATAAACCCAATAGAGTTGTTAACGTTTTAAAGGAAGATGATGAAGAACCTAGGCATAATTTAAATAGAACTACAGATACTATTAATAATATAAACGTAGTATATGATGATATTACTAGTGATACAGTAGGTGAAGATGATTTTATTATTACTAATATTTCTGACTCAAAAAATGACTATAAAGAGGTAGCACAAGAGCCTTTTGAACAAGATTTATTATTTAATTTGCCAGTTAATAATACTGTAAATGAAAATCCTGGTAAAGCTATAAATAAACCTACACCAAATGAAGGTGAACAGCAAGTTGAAAAGCGTTATGTTTTAGATGCTTTTGATGCAGAACCAACTATAACTAAAAGTTCTACTCCTGTTATAAAAGATGATGTTGAAGAAGCGTTAAGGTTTCAAGTAAAAACCAAAGCGAAACAAGAGGTTAGTAAAAATGATACTACAAGTGAAGAAATTTCGCCATTGAGTATCACCATTTCTGAATTGCAAAAAAGAACGCAAGAAAGACGTGATAAAATGAAAGGATTTAACTACAAATTCAATGATCAGGTAGGTAAAAATATTGACGAAATAGAGCGTCAACCAGCTTATAAGAGATTAGGTGTAGATATTAATACTGATTCATCGATAAGTAAATCAGATACTACATTAAATACAGATAACAATGATTTATCACGTTCTAATAATTCATTTTTACATGATAATGTAGATTAA
- a CDS encoding GatB/YqeY domain-containing protein, which yields MGLQKQVMDKMKEAMKSKDTVALTALRALKSAFMLANTQTGTGDISEAEELKIIQKQVKQRKDSAVVFSEQGRNDLAKPELEEAKVLEQFLPESLSEEEITKVVAEVIAKTNATGMKDMGKVMGIVSKELAGKADGVTISTIVKKTLA from the coding sequence ATGGGGTTGCAAAAACAAGTAATGGATAAGATGAAAGAAGCTATGAAATCGAAAGATACTGTAGCTTTAACTGCTCTTAGAGCTTTAAAATCGGCTTTTATGTTAGCTAATACCCAAACAGGTACAGGAGATATTTCTGAAGCAGAAGAATTGAAAATTATTCAAAAGCAAGTAAAGCAACGAAAAGATAGTGCAGTTGTTTTTTCTGAACAAGGAAGAAACGATTTAGCAAAACCAGAACTTGAAGAAGCAAAAGTTTTAGAACAGTTCTTGCCAGAATCTTTATCCGAAGAAGAAATTACAAAAGTAGTGGCAGAGGTTATCGCTAAAACTAACGCAACAGGAATGAAAGATATGGGGAAGGTTATGGGAATCGTATCAAAAGAATTAGCAGGAAAAGCCGATGGCGTAACAATATCAACAATTGTTAAAAAAACATTAGCATAA
- the ftsA gene encoding cell division protein FtsA, protein MKNNKISVGLDIGTTKIVAMIGRKNEYGKIEVLGIGKAKSLGVKRGVVNNITQTIKSIEQAIDEAQSISGQSIEDVVVGIAGQHIRSLHHSDYITREKSDVVISDDDIESLVGQVHKLVMLPGEEIIHVLPQEFKVDSQSDIKEPIGMYGGRLEANFHVVVGQVSSIRNIGRCVKSAGLNLADITLEPLASASAVLSQEEKEAGVALIDIGGGTTDLAIFKDGVIRHTAVIPFGGNVITEDIKEGCSIIEKQAELLKVKFGSAWPGENKETEIVSIPGLRGREPKEITLKNLSKIIHARVQEIIEHVYLEIKNYGHETQKGKLIAGIVLTGGGSQLKHLRQLVEYITGMDVRIGYPNEHLAGDSDGALSSPAYATAVGLLMEGLRKDLKVVQEVVVPEEPVTSEVENDIENEAFLEEEVKRKEYIAQEKPKSIFEKFTDRFKEFLDNAE, encoded by the coding sequence ATGAAAAATAATAAAATTTCAGTTGGTTTAGATATTGGTACTACCAAAATTGTTGCTATGATCGGTCGTAAGAACGAATATGGTAAAATAGAGGTTTTGGGTATTGGTAAAGCTAAAAGTTTAGGTGTAAAACGTGGTGTGGTAAATAATATTACACAAACTATTAAATCGATTGAACAGGCTATTGATGAAGCACAAAGTATTTCTGGGCAATCTATAGAAGATGTAGTTGTAGGAATTGCAGGGCAACATATTAGAAGTTTACATCATAGTGATTATATTACTCGTGAAAAATCAGATGTAGTAATTAGTGATGATGATATTGAAAGTTTGGTTGGTCAAGTACATAAATTGGTAATGTTACCTGGGGAAGAAATTATTCATGTGTTACCACAAGAATTTAAAGTAGATAGCCAATCTGATATTAAAGAACCTATTGGAATGTACGGTGGGCGATTGGAAGCTAATTTTCATGTAGTAGTTGGTCAGGTTTCATCTATTAGAAATATAGGAAGATGTGTTAAAAGTGCAGGTTTAAACTTAGCAGACATAACATTAGAGCCTTTAGCATCGGCATCAGCAGTATTAAGTCAAGAAGAAAAAGAAGCAGGAGTTGCTTTAATTGATATTGGTGGTGGTACTACTGATTTAGCAATATTTAAAGATGGTGTTATTCGTCATACAGCAGTAATTCCTTTTGGAGGAAACGTAATTACTGAAGATATAAAAGAAGGTTGCTCAATTATAGAGAAACAAGCAGAATTATTAAAAGTAAAATTTGGTTCTGCCTGGCCAGGAGAAAATAAAGAAACAGAAATTGTTTCTATACCTGGTTTAAGAGGAAGAGAACCGAAAGAGATTACACTTAAAAATTTATCAAAAATAATTCATGCAAGAGTACAAGAAATTATAGAGCATGTGTATTTAGAGATAAAGAATTATGGACATGAAACTCAGAAAGGAAAACTAATTGCAGGTATTGTATTAACAGGAGGAGGCTCTCAATTAAAACATTTACGTCAATTAGTAGAATATATTACAGGAATGGACGTTCGTATAGGATATCCTAACGAACATTTGGCAGGTGATTCTGACGGTGCTTTATCAAGTCCTGCATATGCAACCGCTGTTGGTTTGTTAATGGAAGGTTTGAGAAAGGATTTAAAAGTAGTACAAGAAGTCGTTGTTCCTGAAGAACCAGTAACATCTGAAGTTGAAAACGATATCGAAAATGAAGCGTTTTTAGAAGAGGAGGTAAAGCGAAAAGAATATATAGCGCAGGAAAAACCTAAATCTATTTTTGAAAAATTTACAGATAGGTTTAAAGAGTTTTTAGATAACGCAGAATAA
- a CDS encoding cell division protein FtsQ/DivIB, with protein MKTLLTYVSFLLLLLFISFLYGFTTSKNGLKKVKNTVIQFEEGDNNFLTHSMVDKMLIQNSEFVKNQQKRVVNLHFLETNVCGNPYVEKATVYLTIDGVLKTLINQRKPIARIVNKYESYYVDEFGIAIPLSENFSARVPLVSGVKDSEGISELIELIKKIENYDFFKKEIIGIQKNSKNEYIFIVRSGEYKVLFGKHKNVAVKFKKLIAFYNKALIDKTIKKYKTINVKYHNQVVCTKQKQDEK; from the coding sequence ATGAAAACATTGTTAACATATGTGTCTTTTTTATTATTGTTACTTTTTATAAGTTTTTTGTACGGATTTACAACAAGTAAAAATGGTTTAAAAAAGGTGAAAAACACTGTAATTCAATTTGAAGAAGGTGATAATAACTTTTTGACACACAGTATGGTTGATAAAATGTTAATACAAAATAGTGAATTTGTTAAAAATCAACAGAAAAGAGTAGTAAATTTACATTTTTTAGAAACAAATGTTTGCGGAAATCCATATGTTGAAAAAGCTACTGTTTATTTAACGATTGATGGTGTATTAAAAACATTAATAAATCAGCGTAAACCGATAGCTCGTATTGTAAACAAATATGAATCTTATTATGTTGATGAATTTGGAATAGCAATACCGTTATCAGAAAATTTTTCAGCAAGAGTTCCATTAGTATCAGGAGTAAAGGACTCAGAAGGTATAAGCGAATTAATCGAGTTAATAAAAAAAATTGAAAATTATGATTTTTTTAAAAAAGAAATTATAGGAATTCAAAAAAATTCTAAAAATGAATATATATTTATAGTCCGTAGTGGTGAGTATAAAGTACTTTTTGGAAAGCATAAAAATGTAGCTGTTAAATTTAAAAAGTTAATAGCATTTTACAATAAAGCATTGATTGATAAAACAATTAAAAAATATAAGACAATAAATGTAAAATACCACAACCAAGTTGTGTGCACAAAACAAAAGCAAGATGAAAAATAA